The Dyadobacter subterraneus genome window below encodes:
- a CDS encoding tetratricopeptide repeat-containing sensor histidine kinase codes for MKSVLSSFILLFICFKVIAQKTTLSNIDRKAILQRIKQSKEDSNRVLAYIEYGQFLEGEYLDSAASYYIKSGALSDKINYQVGRFKFRTNYTYVLNLQGKFAQALKLNQESLAIARKLNNPIYIGKSLANIGASYTYIGSFKESIKYYQQAANIFEKEGKTEFLAQLYSNIGAAFEQANLFNKAYSYKVKAVALARPMGDSLLLADLLTNLGLCVFNLKKYKESIPYLNEALVIAKNIKSDIFIAENYSGLSSAYRNLNQLEKAKDYAEKGLALSRKSHNVFLEMSCLRDLMFIYEDLKKPQESAKYTAAALKIAEENDMKDHLVELYEDYAADKARQNDYKSAYEYLDKYIRLNDSLQGKEVQKQLQELDTKYQTVQKQKQIISLEREKEERNTMIYSLAAGLFVIIIIAVLIYRNVNIRKQIAENEVIQLQQERQLLATNSILKGQEEERTRVARDLHDGLGGLLSGIKLTLNSVKGNVILPESSALSFTRALSQLDGAISEMRRVAHSMMPETLVRFGLVDALNDFCDGINESKQLHVNIQTFGFSERLDSQIEIVLYRIVQELLNNVIKYAEATEAQVQLSKIGQSVSVTVEDNGKGFDTSILQNNKGAGLQNVQARVDYLNGKLDIQSKPGEGTSVLVEIEV; via the coding sequence ATGAAATCAGTTTTAAGCTCATTCATTTTGCTTTTTATTTGCTTTAAAGTGATAGCCCAAAAAACAACACTATCCAATATTGACAGAAAGGCAATTTTGCAGCGCATCAAACAAAGCAAGGAAGACAGCAACAGAGTGCTCGCTTATATTGAATACGGACAATTTCTGGAAGGAGAATATCTTGACAGCGCGGCCAGCTATTATATTAAGTCGGGAGCTTTAAGTGATAAAATAAATTATCAGGTTGGCCGCTTCAAGTTCAGGACAAACTATACCTATGTGCTGAATCTGCAAGGGAAATTTGCCCAGGCTTTAAAACTGAATCAGGAAAGTCTGGCGATTGCGAGGAAACTCAATAACCCGATTTATATCGGCAAAAGTCTGGCCAATATTGGTGCGAGCTATACTTACATAGGAAGTTTCAAAGAGTCGATAAAGTACTATCAGCAAGCAGCTAACATTTTTGAAAAAGAAGGAAAAACAGAATTTCTGGCGCAGTTGTATTCAAATATCGGTGCAGCTTTTGAGCAGGCAAATTTGTTTAACAAAGCTTATTCCTATAAGGTAAAAGCTGTGGCATTGGCAAGACCGATGGGTGATAGTTTGCTACTTGCTGATTTGTTGACGAATCTGGGTTTATGTGTTTTCAATTTGAAAAAATACAAAGAGAGTATCCCCTATCTTAATGAAGCACTGGTAATCGCAAAAAATATAAAATCCGACATTTTTATTGCTGAAAATTATAGCGGACTCAGCAGTGCCTACCGGAATTTGAACCAACTTGAAAAGGCAAAAGATTATGCTGAAAAAGGGTTGGCATTATCCCGTAAAAGCCATAATGTGTTTCTGGAAATGTCCTGCTTGCGTGATCTGATGTTTATTTATGAGGATCTGAAAAAACCACAGGAATCTGCAAAATATACCGCCGCGGCATTAAAAATTGCCGAGGAAAATGACATGAAAGATCATTTGGTTGAATTGTATGAAGATTATGCAGCGGATAAGGCACGGCAAAATGACTATAAATCTGCTTATGAATATCTTGATAAGTACATAAGACTGAATGATTCCTTGCAGGGAAAAGAGGTGCAGAAACAATTGCAGGAACTGGATACAAAATACCAGACCGTTCAAAAACAGAAGCAGATTATTTCATTGGAAAGAGAAAAAGAAGAAAGAAATACGATGATTTATAGCCTTGCAGCGGGCTTGTTTGTAATTATTATCATCGCAGTTTTAATATACCGAAACGTTAATATCCGCAAACAAATTGCTGAAAATGAGGTTATCCAGTTACAGCAGGAAAGACAATTGCTTGCTACAAATTCAATTTTAAAAGGCCAGGAAGAAGAACGGACCAGGGTTGCACGTGATTTGCACGACGGACTTGGCGGACTTTTATCCGGCATTAAACTCACACTCAATTCTGTGAAAGGAAATGTAATTTTACCCGAATCCAGTGCGCTGTCATTCACACGCGCACTAAGTCAGCTCGACGGCGCCATAAGCGAAATGCGCCGGGTGGCTCATAGTATGATGCCGGAAACTCTGGTTCGTTTCGGCCTCGTGGATGCGTTGAATGATTTCTGCGATGGAATTAATGAATCAAAACAGCTACATGTCAATATCCAGACTTTCGGTTTTTCAGAAAGACTGGATTCTCAAATTGAAATTGTACTTTACCGGATTGTGCAGGAATTGCTGAATAACGTTATCAAGTACGCCGAAGCGACAGAAGCTCAGGTTCAGCTTAGCAAAATAGGGCAAAGTGTGAGCGTAACGGTGGAAGATAATGGTAAAGGATTTGACACTTCGATTCTTCAAAATAATAAAGGCGCAGGGTTACAAAATGTCCAGGCAAGGGTTGATTATCTTAATGGGAAACTGGATATACAGTCAAAACCAGGGGAAGGGACTTCTGTATTGGTAGAAATTGAGGTCTGA